The nucleotide sequence ACCTCCTCTTCAGTGTCGAACGGCACGAGGGGTAGAACAGGGCCAAAGAGCTCGTCCTGGCAGCACAGCGCTGTGTCGTGCGGCACATCGGTGAGCAGCGTCGGCTCGAAAAAGTAGCCGTCGCCCTCCAGAGCCTTTCCGCCCACCATCACCGtgccccccttctccacggCGTCCTCCACCACGCGAGTCATGCGCTTGAGCGTCGCACTGCCAATCACGGCACCGACCTTCACGGAGGGGTCTAAGCTGTTGCCCACCTTCAACGCGCGCACCCGCTCGGCCATGAGGCTCTTGAACTCCTCATAGACACTCGCCTGCACGAGCGCACGGTTCACGCCGATGCACGTTTGGCCCGCGTTGCGGAACTTTGCGGCGATGAGCTGATCAGCGGCTCGAGGCAGGTCGGCATCCTCAAAGACAATACACGGCGCGTTGCCGCCAAGCTCCATGCCGACCCTCTTCATCGTCTCGGCGCATCGACGGTAAAGGTGCTTGCCGACACGGGTGGAGCCGGTAAAGGAGATCTTGCGTACGTCGAAGGACTCGACAAGTGCGTCGCCGATCCTGGGGGCATCACCGGCGACGACGTTGAAGACGCCTGGCGGGATGCCAGCCTCGTCGGCCAGCTGGGCAAGCGTCATGGCTGTGAACGGCGTGAGCTCCGCTGGCTTGAGCACAACAGTGCAGCCGGCTGCAATGGCACCGCAGGCAGAACGCGTGATCATCGCTGCCGGAAAGTTCCACGGTGTGATGATGCCGACAACGCCAACCGGCTCCCGAAAGACGGTCGTCTGCACGCCTGGGCGAGGACCAGGGATGATGTCGCCGTAGATGCGCTCCGCCTCACCAGCGTACCAGTCCGCGTACCCTTGGGCGTACAGCACCtcgccctttccctccgcGATGACTTTGCCGGACTCGCGAGAGAGAATGTTTGCGATGACGTCACGGCGCTGAAGAATGAGCTCTCCCCatcgccgcaccgccgcggcgcgctGACGCGGCATCACTTGCCTCCAGCTCTCAAACGCAGCCTTGGCCGCCTCGATAGCGGCCGTCGTCTCCGCGTACCCCATGCATGGAATGGCACCGATAACCTGGTTTGTGCAAGGGTCCTCGACGCTCACCGTCTTGTCCGACAGCGCGCTTGCCACCCACGCGCCGCTGATGTAGCAGGCTGGCTTCATCATGATTGGGGTGCCCGAGGCGTACTGCGCCGCGTTAGCCCAATCAAAGGGCTGGAACCCCTTTGCACCCACCGTGCGGAACAGCTTCGACATTGACGATGGGCAAGCTGGGGgaaggagtggggga is from Leishmania panamensis strain MHOM/PA/94/PSC-1 chromosome 35 sequence and encodes:
- a CDS encoding aldehyde dehydrogenase, putative (TriTrypDB/GeneDB-style sysID: LpmP.35.1810); its protein translation is MSKLFRTVGAKGFQPFDWANAAQYASGTPIMMKPACYISGAWVASALSDKTVSVEDPCTNQVIGAIPCMGYAETTAAIEAAKAAFESWRQVMPRQRAAAVRRWGELILQRRDVIANILSRESGKVIAEGKGEVLYAQGYADWYAGEAERIYGDIIPGPRPGVQTTVFREPVGVVGIITPWNFPAAMITRSACGAIAAGCTVVLKPAELTPFTAMTLAQLADEAGIPPGVFNVVAGDAPRIGDALVESFDVRKISFTGSTRVGKHLYRRCAETMKRVGMELGGNAPCIVFEDADLPRAADQLIAAKFRNAGQTCIGVNRALVQASVYEEFKSLMAERVRALKVGNSLDPSVKVGAVIGSATLKRMTRVVEDAVEKGGTVMVGGKALEGDGYFFEPTLLTDVPHDTALCCQDELFGPVLPLVPFDTEEEVVKMANKTRAGLASYIFTNDYRRQHRVARALRYGMVGVNDSTLSNPGAPFGGVKESGLGRDGSKYGIDSFVDVKYVLFSTL